The sequence TTTAGGTCAAGCTTTAGGTATTCCAATATTAGCTAATTTAGGCCCGAAAATCCCCATTAACTTAGAAGTTATCGGTACAGTTGGTACAGAAATAACGAGTGAATTAGCCCAAACAGGAATTAATGGTGCGTGGATTGATATTAATGTGCACATTACAGTTGAAATGAGGGTAGTGATTCCATTTGCTTCTGCACCTACTAAACTCGAACAAGACATACCAGTTTCAAAGGTTTTTCATCCTGGTGATGTACCAGATTACTATCATGATGGAGAAGGTTCTTCTAATCTCTCTGTACCGATTGAGCCGGATTTAATCGAGTAGGAATAAATACCTTATTTTACCTTTGACAGAATATTTGAAAGTTCGTTATAATTTCAAAGATTAGCAATATATAATTTTCAGAATTATTTTAATCATTTGTCAAAAGAAGAAAGGGGTTTATGTGATGGAAAATAGATCACAATGGGGAACACGGATGGGGTTCCTGCTTGCAGCAATTGGCTCTGCTGTAGGATTAGGAAACATTTGGCGATTCCCGGCAACAGCATTTGAAAACGGCGGAGGTGCATTCTTTGTACCATATTTATTTGCCTTATTAACAGCAGGAATTCCATTGCTGATTATGGAGTATACAATTGGTCACAAATATCGCAGTTCTTCACCACGAAGTTTTGCTAAAATAAGTAAAGGGATGGAATGGATAGGATGGTGGCAAGTATTTATTTCATTTGTTATTTCCACTTATTATCCGATTATTATCGCCTGGTCCTTAATGTATGCATATTTCTCATTTGGAACAAAATGGGGAGACGATCCAACCGGCTTCTTCGTTGGCGACTATCTAAACCTTGCTGATGCAGGAACATTCGGATCTTTTGTTCCTTCCGTATTATTACCATTGATTGCCGTTTGGATTCTCGTTTTCTTCTTTTTAGGACGAGGAGTGAAGAAAGGAATTGAATTTGCAAATAGAATTTTTATTCCGACATTATTTATTGTTTTCTTTATTATTGTTATCCGTGCCATTACTTTACCAGGAGCTGTCGAAGGTTTAAATGCTTTCTTTGAGCCAGATTGGAGCAGCATCTTGAATGGGTCTGTCTGGGTAGCAGCATATGGTCAAATCTTTTTCAGCTTGTCGATTGCATTTGCCATTATGATAACTTATTCATCTTATTTACCAAAAAAATCGGATATTACGAATAATGCATTTATTACCGGTTTTGCCAATTCTTCTTTTGAGTTGTTAGCTGGTATTGGGGTGTTTGCAGCTTTAGGTTTTATGGCACAACAATCTGGCGTCAGCGTTTCAGAAGTAGTACAGGGTGGGGTTGGACTAGCATTTATGGTTTTTCCTGAGATTATCAGTCAAATGCCAGGGTCTGCCTTCTTCGGATTTTTGTTCTTTGCTTCTTTATTCTTAGCAGGACTATCTTCCATGATATCCATTTCGGAAACGTATATTGCAGGTATTCAAGAGAAATTCTCTATTTCCCGTAGATCTGCCGTTCTGATAGGTGGAGGACTAGCGTTTATTGTATCGTTATTTTATGCCAACCAAGGTGGCTTAAACCTGTTAGATACAGTCGATCACTTTATCAATAATTATGGCGTTGCTTTAGCTGGTTTATTTGAAGTAGTAGCCATTGCATGGTTTGCCCGTGAGCTAAAGAATTTACAATCTCATGCGGATTCGGTATCCGATATCAAACTAGGGGTATGGTGGAGACTTAGTTTAAGTATTATAACACCAGTAATTCTTGGCTGTATGATGCTTTTGAATTTAAAAAATGAACTATCAGAAGCTTATGAAGGTTATCCGATTGATTACCTATTCACGTACGGCTGGGTCGTGGCGATTGGTGCTATGTTCTTCGGTGCATTACTGACGATCAAAAAATGGCCTGAGAAAGATCATGAGGCTTAAATGAAAGAATCAAAGGAGGTTTACTTCATGACAGGAAGTGCAATTGTAATGGCGATTATCGGAGGCGTTATTATTTGGGGCGGTTTAATTGTAAGTATATTAAACGCGAAAAATGCTTCCAATAATTAATGATAAAAGATCCGTAAAGAGGATGCCCTCTTTACGGATCTTTTCTTTCCCATCTTTTCAAATTTGGGAAAGGATCAAAGGACCATTCTGTTTTGCCATTGTCTTTATACAAACCGTAATGTAAGTGAGGCGGGAATTTGCCTGAAGTACCTGGAGGCCCGTAGCCTGATGCCCCAACGGAGCCGATTGTTTGTCCGGCTTCGACGATATCACCAATCTCTAATCCGTCAGCAAATCCGTTTAAGTGTGCATAATAATGGTATCGATTGTAAATATCTCGAATACCGATGCGCCATCCGCCGTACTTATTCCAGCCTTTAAGTTCAATGATCCCATAGGTAGTTGCTCTTACTGGTGTTCCATAATTGGCAAAGATATCGGTTCCTTCATGAATACGACGACCACCGAATCCACGAGCATCTCCCCAAGTATTCCGGTAGCTGTAATTATAGCCTTTTGGGATGGGGAACGCTGTTTCGTCGAGGTCAATCTTCTGATATGTTTCGAATAATCGGGCATAGTTCATAATAGATAAAACAGTTAGTTCGCGTTTGTAATAATTCCAAAGTCCAGTGCGTATATCTTGAGGAGTGTTTCCATATTGTTGTAAGTAGTTGGCGATTGTATATAGTACATCATACTGATTATTTCGATCTGCAATTCCATCTCCGTCGCCATCTTTCCCGATTCCGCCAAATAATAAAAGGGTTTCCTCATCTGCAGGTTCTTCAACAGGAGCTGCACCATACCATTTTTCTTTTGGGATATTCATATGGATCAGCGCATCTTCTGCAGGATCTTCCGCGATATTTGCTTCATATCGGTTCATGGCTGCTAAATAATGCCAAGGGATAAGTGTAATTGCTTCGATTTGCTTATATAATGTGATTTTTTGCTGTTCGATATCCACATTTTCTTCTGCATGTGCTATAGTAGAGAGAAGAAAAAAACTAAGGAATATACAAACTGTATAGCGCTGAATCAATAAAAATAACCTCCTTCTGTTATTGCAATCATAT is a genomic window of Gracilibacillus salinarum containing:
- a CDS encoding sodium-dependent transporter, translated to MENRSQWGTRMGFLLAAIGSAVGLGNIWRFPATAFENGGGAFFVPYLFALLTAGIPLLIMEYTIGHKYRSSSPRSFAKISKGMEWIGWWQVFISFVISTYYPIIIAWSLMYAYFSFGTKWGDDPTGFFVGDYLNLADAGTFGSFVPSVLLPLIAVWILVFFFLGRGVKKGIEFANRIFIPTLFIVFFIIVIRAITLPGAVEGLNAFFEPDWSSILNGSVWVAAYGQIFFSLSIAFAIMITYSSYLPKKSDITNNAFITGFANSSFELLAGIGVFAALGFMAQQSGVSVSEVVQGGVGLAFMVFPEIISQMPGSAFFGFLFFASLFLAGLSSMISISETYIAGIQEKFSISRRSAVLIGGGLAFIVSLFYANQGGLNLLDTVDHFINNYGVALAGLFEVVAIAWFARELKNLQSHADSVSDIKLGVWWRLSLSIITPVILGCMMLLNLKNELSEAYEGYPIDYLFTYGWVVAIGAMFFGALLTIKKWPEKDHEA
- a CDS encoding MetS family NSS transporter small subunit — its product is MTGSAIVMAIIGGVIIWGGLIVSILNAKNASNN
- a CDS encoding M23 family metallopeptidase — its product is MQRYTVCIFLSFFLLSTIAHAEENVDIEQQKITLYKQIEAITLIPWHYLAAMNRYEANIAEDPAEDALIHMNIPKEKWYGAAPVEEPADEETLLLFGGIGKDGDGDGIADRNNQYDVLYTIANYLQQYGNTPQDIRTGLWNYYKRELTVLSIMNYARLFETYQKIDLDETAFPIPKGYNYSYRNTWGDARGFGGRRIHEGTDIFANYGTPVRATTYGIIELKGWNKYGGWRIGIRDIYNRYHYYAHLNGFADGLEIGDIVEAGQTIGSVGASGYGPPGTSGKFPPHLHYGLYKDNGKTEWSFDPFPNLKRWERKDP